CTTCAAACAAGATTTTATTTTCTCTTACTTGACCAAAGTCATTTTCGTAGCGGAAGTAAACTTTATCTTTTCCACTACCATATAAAACTTTATCGATTTCTGATTTCCGCAAGTCTTTTACCGGAACATCCATATCAATTCCATAATGATCACAAACACTTTTTAAAAGCTGTGGGTAATATTGTGAACTTTGTGGTTCCCACGGTGCAATCGCATGTTCACGTAATGAACGATCCCAATCTGGAATAATCAAATCGAGATCGACTTCGAGCTTCGTTCCAAGTCCATCACATGAAGAACATGCCCCAAACGGACTGTTAAATGAAAACAGACGCGGCTCAAGCTCTCCAATCGAAAATCCACAATAAGGACATGCATGATGTTGATTGAACAGTAGTTCTTCATCACCCATGACGTCTACGATCACTTTGCCATCAGCGATGTTCAGAGCCGTTTCTAGTGAATCTGCTAGTCTCGTTTCGACGCCGTCTTTCACGACGATTCGGTCGACGACGATTTCAATAGAGTGCTTTTTATTTTTCTCAAGGTTTATGTCGTCACTTACGTCGACAATCTCACCATCAACGCGAACACGAACGTATCCTTCTTTCTTAATATCTTCTAAAACTTTGACGTGTTCACCTTTACGTCCCGATACAACAGGAGCAAGAATTTGGAGCTTCGTCCGTTCCTCATATTCCATAATTCGATCAACCATTTGTTGAACCGTTTGTGACGTAATCGGTACGTCATGATTCGGACATATCGGCGTTCCGATACGTGCAAACAGCAATCTTAAATAATCATAAATCTCTGTAACGGTACCTACTGTTGAACGAGGGTTCTTACTCGTCGTCTTCTGATCAATTGAAATCGCTGGTGAAAGCCCTTCAATGGAATCGACATCAGGCTTATCCATCTGACCTAGAAATTGCCGTGCATACGCAGAGAGTGACTCTACGTAACGGCGCTGTCCTTCTGCATAAATCGTATCGAAAGCGAGTGAAGATTTTCCTGATCCAGACAAACCTGTCATGACGACAAGCTTGTTCCGGGGAATCGTCACATCGATCCCCTTCAGGTTATGTTCACGCGCTCCTTTTATCGTTATGTTTTCATTTGCCATGAGAGTCATCCTTCCGCCTTTAACTCTAATACTAAGTCACGAAGCTCAGCTGCTCTTTCGAAGTCGAGTTCTTTTGCAGCCTCCTTCATTTCCTTTTCCATCTTTTCGATGACCTTTTCACGCTCTTTCTTCGTCATCTTCTCAACAGGTTTAGACTTGGTCTTACCTGATCCATCCTCCGTATCTACTGTCGCCCGAATCAGCTCTGGAATTGCCTTCTGAATCGTTTGTGGCGTGACACCATGCTCTTTGTTGTAAGCAATCTGTCTATTTCGGCGGCGTTCCGTTTCATCGAGTGCAATTTGCATGGATTTTGTTATTTTATCCGCATACATGATGACATGTCCGTTTGAATTACGTGCCGCCCGTCCAATCGTCTGAATGAGAGAGCGTTCTGCACGGAGGAACCCTTCTTTATCCGCATCAAGAATGGCTACGAGAGAGACCTCAGGGATATCGATTCCTTCACGGAGTAGGTTAATACCAACAAGGACATCGAATACGCCTCTACGTAAGTCACGTATAATTTCAATCCGCTCAAGTGTTTTGATTTCCGAGTGGAGGTAACGGACTTTTACACCATTTTCATGTAAGTAGTCTGTCAGGTCCTCAGACATTTTCTTCGTGAGTGTTGTCACTAGTACGCGTTCTTTCTTTTTCACTCGTTCAGCAATTTCATCCATCAAGTCATCGATTTGTCCTTCAATCGGACGCACATCAATGGTTGGATCAAGTAGACCCGTTGGACGAATGATCTGTTCAATCATTTCAGGGGTATGCTCAAGCTCATATGGACCAGGTGTAGCAGATACATAGACCGCTTGATTAACTTTCTCTTCAAATTCTTCAAACCTTAGCGGACGGTTGTCCTTGGCTGAAGGTAATCGGAATCCGTGATCGACTAGGACCTGCTTTCGTGCTTGGTCGCCGTTAAACATCCCACGAACCTGTGGCAGGGACACATGTGATTCATCCACCATGAGTAAGAAATCCTTAGGGAAGTAATCAATCAACGTATATGGAGTCGAACCTTCAGGTCGAAGAGTCAAGTGCCGCGAGTAGTTCTCAATTCCTGAACAGAACCCCATCTCTTCCATCATCTCGATATCATACCGCGTACGCTGTTCTATTCTTTGTGCTTCCAATAGTTTATCTTGGTCTTTTAATTCCTTTAGACGTTCCTCTAGCTCAGCTTGAATCCTTTTAATCGCTAGCTTCATCTTCTCTTCACGGGTTACGAAGTGGGATGCCGGGAAAATTGCTACGTGTTTACGTTCACCAAGAATCTCACCCGTCAATGCATCTACCTCTGTGATCCGATCAATTTCATCACCGAAAAATTCAACCCTTAAGCAGTGTTCGTCTCGTGATGCTGGGAAAATCTCCACGACGTCACCACGGACACGGAACGTACCACGTGTAAAATTAAGATCATTCCGCGCGTACTGAATGTCAACAAGATCACGTAGCAATTGGTCGCGATCCTTTTCGATCCCTGCACGTAAAGAAACAACTAATTCTTTATATTCTTCTGGATTACCTAAACCGTAAATACAAGAAACACTGGCAACAATAATAACGTCACTTCGTTCAAAAAGGGCTGACGTTGCCGAGTGCCGTAGTTTATCAATCTCATCATTTATGCTCGCATCTTTTTCTATAAAAGTATCTGATTGAGGGATATACGCCTCAGGCTGATAGTAATCGTAGTAACTGACAAAGTACTCTACCGCATTGTTCGGGAAGAGCTCTTTAAATTCACTATATAACTGTCCAGCAAGGGTTTTGTTATGCGCCATCACGAGCGTAGGCTTGTTCACTTGCTGGATGACATTCGACATCGTGAACGTTTTACCTGTACCCGTCGCACCGAGCAACGTTTGATGCCTTTTACCTTCATTAATGCCCTTTACTAGCTCTTTAATGGCAGTCGGTTGGTCACCTTCAGGCTGGTACTTCGACACCAGTTCGAACTTTTCATTCATAGGCAGAATCCCTCCATTTCCATAAATCTCGCTATCAAACATTATAGCACAGGAGTAGTAAAAAATAACAAGAAAAACGAACTTACATTCGCATATTAAAATTTGGAAATTCATCATGTAACCTTAGGCCGGTTCTTTACGTCTAAACAGTAGGTGTTTAATGAAAATAATTGAATTCTTCGAAATTCACTCCCTATCCGCGGGCGAACCGCGAGCCTCCTCGCTCATAGCAAATAAAATGGAGGTTTCGTTTGCTGTGGGGTCTCGCCTGGCTCGCTGTTCCCGCTGGACAAGGAACGCTTCGGCAGCTTTACATCGCACGAAGAAAATACGAATTTCATTTTCGAGGAGTGTCGTGAATTTCGTTGAAAATCCACTTTAAAAACGAATAAACGATTTATCATCGGAGTTTCCCTTTATAGTATTGAAAGAAACGTTGCGAAGAGAGGTTGTGTTTAGATGAGAGGTTGGTACTATAAGGCATGGCTTTTGTTGATTATTCTTCTTGCTGGGTGTGGTGGACAGACAAACGAACACATAAGCAATGACATGGATGATGAGATTTGGGAGCAATCAATCAGTGGTTATATTGCGGATCAAGAAGCTTCTCGCATACTCGTATTAGGTAAAATTACTAAAGAGCAGCTTACAGAGTTAAGTGTCCGAGAGTTATTAGAATCGGCTCGACCAGATGCCTTCTGGTTTACCGTGTCTGATGTGCAAAAATATAAAATCGGACAGAAAGTACAAGTCTGGCCTAAGGGTAGCATAGCTGAGTCTTACCCCGCACAAGGCACAGCAGGAAAAATCGAAGTGATTGAAGAAGAGTAGGAAAACGATTGCACCATGTTCAGATATGACATAACACCACACCTTAAACCTTGATCTTTTTTAACCAAAAACAAAAAGAAACTTTATCTCAAGGAAACACGTATATGAACAAACGTAGAAATGAAGGTGATATATATGTCAAAATATTCTATTGAAGAGTTTGTGAGACAAACGTCTCAAGAGGATAAAGGTGAAGGGTTCTTCGAGCTGGAAACCCCACGAATTCTTGAGGTCAATTTAAATGGAAACGTATGGGCGAAGGCAGGTTCAATGGTCACCTATCACGGACAGATCAAATTTGTGCGAGAAGGCATCCTTGAGCATGGGATTGGGAAAATGTTCAAGAAAGCTTTGACTGGTGAAGGCGCCTCCCTTATGAAAGCAGATGGATCGGGTAAACTTTATCTCGCAGACCAAGGTAAGAAAATTACAATCCTACAGCTTCAAAATGATTCGATTTATGTGAATGGAAATGACCTTTTAGCATTTGAACCGACAATTGATTGGGATATTAAATTGATGAGACGAATTACCGGGATGATGGCTGGGGGACTATTTAACGTCCATTGCCAAGGTACAGGGATGATTGCGATTACGTCCCATTACGAACCACTCACGATTCAAGTCAAACCAGGTCGACCTGTTTTGACAGACCCTAACGCGACCGTTGCTTGGTCTGGCTCACTTACTCCTGACTTCCAAACAGATGTGTCATTAAAAACGTTCTTCGGACGTGGAAGTGGTGAATCGATTCAAATGCGCTTCGAAGGAGACGGTTTCGTCGTCGTTCAACCGTATGAAGAAGTTTATTATCAGAACGAAAGTAATTGATAATAGGATGAGTAATTAAATAGTTCACCGTACGAAATCAAAAAAGGACCGATCACTGAGGATCAGTCCTTTTTAAATCTATTAAGCCACTAGTACTTTTTCAATATCGAGTAGAACGAGTATTCTTTCATCGAGGTTCACTACACCCTCAATGAATTCTTTCTGAATTGAATTAATCCTACCATCATAAGGCTGAATTTGATCAATATCTACATCCAATACATCGGTTGCTTGATCGACGATCACACCAACCTCTGTTCCATCATCTAACGGCACAATTATGATTCTCGTTTCGCTATCTGTTTCATCAACTACTTGAAAAAACTTTTCCTTCAAGCTGATAATCGGAATGACATTCCCTCGTAAATTAATAACGCCTTTCATATATGCTTCAGACAATGGCAGCTCAGTCACGCTTTGCATACGCTCAATAGACGTTACCTTTTCGATATCAAGACAATACTCTTGGGTACCAATATTAAAAACAATTACCTTCTTCTTACTCATCAGCACTTTACTCCCTACCGCTTTCGTTCCTATTTTTCAACTGTAAACTTACTTAATTCTGTACGCATTTCTTCAGCAAATTGATCAAGTTCTTCAGCAAGCTTGTTCAAGTGTTCCATTGAGGCTGTTTGTTCTTCAATTGAAGCTGTTACTTCTTCCGTACCAGCTGCTGTTTCCTGACTGATTGCGGTGATGTTTTCAATGTTGTGTGAGATGACATCTTTCTGCTCGACCATTTGTTTCATCGCTTCAACAACATGAGTGATCGCATCACTATTTGACTTGATTGTATTTCTTATTTCAGCAAATGACATTTCAGTATCATCTACTGACTTCCCTTGGGAGTTGATGACCTCACTCGTTTCATTGATTAATGAGACTGTATGCTGTGTTTCACCTTGCATTTCAGTAATTAATCCTGAGATTTGATCTAATGCTTTCTCAGATTGTTCTGCTAGCTTCCGAACCTCATCAGCAACTACCGCAAAGCCTCGACCTTGATCACCAGCCCGGGCTGCTTCAATTGCTGCATTCAGCGCCAAGAGATTTGTTTGACTAGCAATCTCAGAGATCGTATTGACGATTTCACTAATGTTATTGGAACGGTCATTTAAAGAATTAATCGCAAGGACCATTTCTTTTGTCATCGTTCCTGTTCTCTCAGATTGACTTCGTAACACATTCATCATGTCCATCCCTTTTTGGGACGCTTCCTGCATACGGTTTGATTCCTCTAACATTTGTGCGCTTCTTTGTTCAACATTAATAATTTTGTCTGATAAAAGATTCGCAGCAATGACATTTTGCTCCATTAACTCTGACTGATTGTTTGCACCAGACGCAATTTGCTCCATCGTTGTTGCGACTTCGTTGGCTGAAGCTGTATTCTCTTCAGCACTTGCTACAAGAGTTTGAGAAGCATCTGTCACATGTATCGATGTTGAAGATATTTTCTTCATCATATTTCTCATTTCACTTAACATGTTTTGGAAGCTTGCTGATAGTTGACCAATTTCGTCCTTACGATCCGTATCGACTTCTACTACGAAGTTTCCTTGCTCAACTTCCTTCATAGATTGTTGTAATTTACGAATCGGCTTAGAAATCTTTCTAGAAATGATGATTGACACACCGACTGCTAATACGATGACAATTAAAAGTGTAATCAAAATTGGTAGTAAAATAACTGAAGCCTTTGACTCAAATTCATCCATACCAATGGCACCGATGATTTTCCACCCAGTTGTTCCGTTCGTTGTGAAACCCATCACCTTATCAGCGTCTTGGAAGGTGTAAAAAATGACGCCTTGATCGCCTTCTTTGGTCATCTTTTTATAATAGTCTGCTTTCGTTTGGTCTTTACCAATGATTGATTCATTAGGGTGTGCTAGGAACTTACCATTTTTATCTAATAGGGCGGCATAACCGCTTTCGCCAACCTTCACCTCATTGACCATATCTACTAATGTATTAGCAGAAATATCAATGGAAAAGACTCCGACCAACTCATTCCCATTGAAAACAGATTTAGCTGCGCTTATTGTAAGCGTATTTGACGCTGCATCAATATAAGGTTCTGTCCAAACGACTTCGCCTTTGTTTTGAACCGCCATATCATACCATGGTCGCGTTCTTGGATCGAAATCATCAGGAAGGTCTGTCTTAGGATAGAGGACCATTTCTCCTGTTTCCTCAACACCCATGTATACGTTTGTAATTGATTTGTTCGCATCCGAAGTTTCTCCGAACTCTTTCATCAAATCATCTGTATTTCCATCATAGTTCATGAGTAACTCTTTACTTGATAAACGATTAACCGTGCTTTCGTTGTTTTGGAAGAACAGTTCAAATGTATGATCCATGCTGACCATTTGCCCTTCAATACTGTTTGCTAATTCCTTCGAGGTTAAATCAACACTAAATTTGTAGCTTACGATTGCAATGATCGATCCTGATAACATAATCAGAATTAAAAAGGGTATTAAAATTTGACGTTGTAATGTTTTTTGTATGAATCCTAAACCGAATCTATTACCTATTTTCATGCTGCATATCCCCCTATATTTTTTCTGCCACTTCTTATTTCGGGGGTTTTCAGAAAAGATTAATAGGAGTGACAAAAGACAATTAAGTTGAAATTTTCTATCAATTCATTTTTCTACGATATTGATATCCATTTATTTCTAATCGCCTTCATGACAGCAGTTGTCCGATCATTTACTTGAAGTTTTTTGAAGATTGATGTGACATGCGTTTTAATGGTTTTTTCTGTAATGAATAACTCTTCTGCAATCTTTTTATTACTTAATCCTTGTTTGATCAGTTCAAGCACTTCCCATTCCCGTTTACTTAATAGACCATCGGGTTTCACCGCTTTATTAAACAAAAAATCATTTAATCTCTTATACTCTTCTAAGAGTGTAGGGACTAATTGATTATGTACGTATGCTTCATGTTTAAAGGCTTTCGCGATCGCTTCACGTATATCTTCTGGATCTGTGTCATAGAGCACATACCCATCTGCACCGTAGCTGAACATCAACTCTAATCTGTCGCATTCATGCGTAGATAAAATGAGCACAATTTTGAAATGATGATCTATTAGCCATTGAAGGGTTTGTGACTTGATATTACAGTCGACAATAGCCACTCCATCTTTTAGCTTTAATTCTTGTAATTGAATGAAATCGTTTATTACATGCGTATTGTGATTTGGAAACTTTTCAGCAACCAACGATAAGATGCCTTCCCGATAAATCGGCTTTTCTATTAAAATAACTAAATTGTTTTCCATTATCACTGCTCCATCTAAATGTTGTCCGACAACAATTTTACTACAAAAGCATTCCTTTATGTTGCTAATATTGTAAAGTCTGTGGATTTAAGTGAATAGTTCCTGTAACATAGTCTACGGAAATATAGCTGAATTAGAGGAGCTTTTTGATGGAATTACTTTTTATATTATTAGGTTTTGCAGTCGGTATTCTATCCGGCTATTTTGGAATCGGAGGCGGTTTCATTCTGACACCAGTCCTTATGCTAATGGGATTTGCGCCAGTTGTGGCAATTACAACAAGCTTGATGTATGCAATTGGATCTTCGCTATCTGGCGTTTGGGCTCACTATAAAATGAATAATGTTATCTGGAAAACCGCACTTATTCTTGGAGTAAGTGGTGTAGCAGCAACACAGCTTGCAAAGCCATTCGTGCTTTGGCTGGATCGGAACGGATTTGATGAAACAATTATTCCGATTATCTATGCTGTTATCATCGGTTATTTTGCATATTCTTTACTGAAGAAAACAAACAAGAAAAAGGTTAGCCAAAAAGGAAATCCAGGCATCATAAAAATAGTAATCATCGGTTTTATTGGTGGGTTAATGTCCGCAACACTTGGCGTCGGTGGTGGTTTTGTAATGGTCCCGCTAATGATTTCGTTAATGGGGTTTGAACCTCGCAAGGCTGTCGGGACAAGTCTTGTCAGTGTCATGATGATTGTAACAGCTGGATTCATCTCCTATTCTGTTTCGATAGATATCGATTACGTTTTAGGTCTTTTATTAATAGCAGGGGCGTTATTCGGTAGCCAGCTAGGAGCCAAGTTGACATCACTTTATACAGACACACAGATCAAGAAATACTTTGGTCTCCTTTATATCACTACGCTAGTCGGAATCTTGTTTGAACTTTTTAACTTTGACATAGCAGGTATGATTGTACTGGCGTTGTACGTAGTATTGTTGCTCGGAAAGTTTATCGTTGATTTCATTCAACGGAAGCAAAATCCTTCTATTTTGAAGCACCAGGATCAATAATTTGTTGATGATACAAAAAAGCGTCTATCCTCGATAGACGCTAACTCCATTTTTTATCTACTTTTTTTCCTATTCGCATAGATAAATAACTTCCAATTGAAAGCCCAAGTATGCCAGTTACAATGGTCCAAATACTTTCCAATTTGCTAAAAATCGCGACCATGATGATGACAGCTAATCCGATCGAAACCCACCTATTGTATGTCACCCTTACGAGAAAAGGGATCAAAATGATTGGCAATATGAATGCCCCGAAAATTTCTATCATGATGTTCATGTACGCCTCCCAACATCATTAACTTCTATCCCAAGAGCAAACTATGTAAGTACAAGGAATATATCGCCATTATACGCCTATATACGATACCAATTCAATTATGTTCTATAAAATTAGCTCAAAAGGTTGCTATAAGCTAACCTTAATTGAGCTACTTTTTGGTTTCAATACCGTTTCCTTAAGCTGTCCCTGAGAAAGTAATCTTTTTTGTAAATTTATGGTTTTCATTTATTAGTTTTAACTTACATATATTGATGGAGCTGAGGAGGTGTTTCACGCATGCTTGTATCTGTAGTGATGGCGGTTTTTAACGGTGAAAATTATTTAAAAGAATCAATCGATAGTGTCCTCCAGCAGACCTATCGTAACTTCGAATTGATTATTGTTAATGACGGCTCAACAGATCAAACAAGATACATATTAAGTCAAATTAATGATAATAGAGTCCAAGTCATTCATTTAGAATCAAATGTTGGTTCAGCAAATGCTTTAAATAAAGGCATTAGTACAGCGAAGGGCGATTGGATTGCGATCCAAGATGCTGATGATAGAAGTCTTCCTACGAGATTAGAAGAACAAGTGAAATATGTTTTTGACCACCCAAATATTGTTGCTGTTGGGGCGTTGAAAGCATGCATAAGTGGACGTTTAGAAATTCCAAAGGAAAAGCTAAAAAGAGAAGAACATGGTAATTTTTTAGTTGATCCAGAACATATGAGATTGAACCGTTTTTACATTAATCCACTATGCCATGGGTCAGTCATGTTTTCAAAAGCAGTTTTCCAAAGAATCGGCGGTTATGATCCTACTTATCAAATATGCTATGATTATGACCTTTGGATGAGGATGTTTGAAGAAGGGCCTCTTCATAAATTGCCAAAAGTTTTATATGAGTATCGCATCCATGATGATTCTATAAGCAAGG
This Pseudalkalibacillus berkeleyi DNA region includes the following protein-coding sequences:
- the uvrB gene encoding excinuclease ABC subunit UvrB, producing MNEKFELVSKYQPEGDQPTAIKELVKGINEGKRHQTLLGATGTGKTFTMSNVIQQVNKPTLVMAHNKTLAGQLYSEFKELFPNNAVEYFVSYYDYYQPEAYIPQSDTFIEKDASINDEIDKLRHSATSALFERSDVIIVASVSCIYGLGNPEEYKELVVSLRAGIEKDRDQLLRDLVDIQYARNDLNFTRGTFRVRGDVVEIFPASRDEHCLRVEFFGDEIDRITEVDALTGEILGERKHVAIFPASHFVTREEKMKLAIKRIQAELEERLKELKDQDKLLEAQRIEQRTRYDIEMMEEMGFCSGIENYSRHLTLRPEGSTPYTLIDYFPKDFLLMVDESHVSLPQVRGMFNGDQARKQVLVDHGFRLPSAKDNRPLRFEEFEEKVNQAVYVSATPGPYELEHTPEMIEQIIRPTGLLDPTIDVRPIEGQIDDLMDEIAERVKKKERVLVTTLTKKMSEDLTDYLHENGVKVRYLHSEIKTLERIEIIRDLRRGVFDVLVGINLLREGIDIPEVSLVAILDADKEGFLRAERSLIQTIGRAARNSNGHVIMYADKITKSMQIALDETERRRNRQIAYNKEHGVTPQTIQKAIPELIRATVDTEDGSGKTKSKPVEKMTKKEREKVIEKMEKEMKEAAKELDFERAAELRDLVLELKAEG
- a CDS encoding YobA family protein; this encodes MRGWYYKAWLLLIILLAGCGGQTNEHISNDMDDEIWEQSISGYIADQEASRILVLGKITKEQLTELSVRELLESARPDAFWFTVSDVQKYKIGQKVQVWPKGSIAESYPAQGTAGKIEVIEEE
- a CDS encoding AIM24 family protein, translating into MSKYSIEEFVRQTSQEDKGEGFFELETPRILEVNLNGNVWAKAGSMVTYHGQIKFVREGILEHGIGKMFKKALTGEGASLMKADGSGKLYLADQGKKITILQLQNDSIYVNGNDLLAFEPTIDWDIKLMRRITGMMAGGLFNVHCQGTGMIAITSHYEPLTIQVKPGRPVLTDPNATVAWSGSLTPDFQTDVSLKTFFGRGSGESIQMRFEGDGFVVVQPYEEVYYQNESN
- a CDS encoding chemotaxis protein CheW, whose translation is MSKKKVIVFNIGTQEYCLDIEKVTSIERMQSVTELPLSEAYMKGVINLRGNVIPIISLKEKFFQVVDETDSETRIIIVPLDDGTEVGVIVDQATDVLDVDIDQIQPYDGRINSIQKEFIEGVVNLDERILVLLDIEKVLVA
- a CDS encoding methyl-accepting chemotaxis protein codes for the protein MKIGNRFGLGFIQKTLQRQILIPFLILIMLSGSIIAIVSYKFSVDLTSKELANSIEGQMVSMDHTFELFFQNNESTVNRLSSKELLMNYDGNTDDLMKEFGETSDANKSITNVYMGVEETGEMVLYPKTDLPDDFDPRTRPWYDMAVQNKGEVVWTEPYIDAASNTLTISAAKSVFNGNELVGVFSIDISANTLVDMVNEVKVGESGYAALLDKNGKFLAHPNESIIGKDQTKADYYKKMTKEGDQGVIFYTFQDADKVMGFTTNGTTGWKIIGAIGMDEFESKASVILLPILITLLIVIVLAVGVSIIISRKISKPIRKLQQSMKEVEQGNFVVEVDTDRKDEIGQLSASFQNMLSEMRNMMKKISSTSIHVTDASQTLVASAEENTASANEVATTMEQIASGANNQSELMEQNVIAANLLSDKIINVEQRSAQMLEESNRMQEASQKGMDMMNVLRSQSERTGTMTKEMVLAINSLNDRSNNISEIVNTISEIASQTNLLALNAAIEAARAGDQGRGFAVVADEVRKLAEQSEKALDQISGLITEMQGETQHTVSLINETSEVINSQGKSVDDTEMSFAEIRNTIKSNSDAITHVVEAMKQMVEQKDVISHNIENITAISQETAAGTEEVTASIEEQTASMEHLNKLAEELDQFAEEMRTELSKFTVEK
- a CDS encoding response regulator transcription factor; translation: MENNLVILIEKPIYREGILSLVAEKFPNHNTHVINDFIQLQELKLKDGVAIVDCNIKSQTLQWLIDHHFKIVLILSTHECDRLELMFSYGADGYVLYDTDPEDIREAIAKAFKHEAYVHNQLVPTLLEEYKRLNDFLFNKAVKPDGLLSKREWEVLELIKQGLSNKKIAEELFITEKTIKTHVTSIFKKLQVNDRTTAVMKAIRNKWISIS
- a CDS encoding sulfite exporter TauE/SafE family protein, giving the protein MELLFILLGFAVGILSGYFGIGGGFILTPVLMLMGFAPVVAITTSLMYAIGSSLSGVWAHYKMNNVIWKTALILGVSGVAATQLAKPFVLWLDRNGFDETIIPIIYAVIIGYFAYSLLKKTNKKKVSQKGNPGIIKIVIIGFIGGLMSATLGVGGGFVMVPLMISLMGFEPRKAVGTSLVSVMMIVTAGFISYSVSIDIDYVLGLLLIAGALFGSQLGAKLTSLYTDTQIKKYFGLLYITTLVGILFELFNFDIAGMIVLALYVVLLLGKFIVDFIQRKQNPSILKHQDQ
- a CDS encoding DUF2198 family protein, with product MNIMIEIFGAFILPIILIPFLVRVTYNRWVSIGLAVIIMVAIFSKLESIWTIVTGILGLSIGSYLSMRIGKKVDKKWS
- a CDS encoding glycosyltransferase; protein product: MLVSVVMAVFNGENYLKESIDSVLQQTYRNFELIIVNDGSTDQTRYILSQINDNRVQVIHLESNVGSANALNKGISTAKGDWIAIQDADDRSLPTRLEEQVKYVFDHPNIVAVGALKACISGRLEIPKEKLKREEHGNFLVDPEHMRLNRFYINPLCHGSVMFSKAVFQRIGGYDPTYQICYDYDLWMRMFEEGPLHKLPKVLYEYRIHDDSISKGNDGVINEDWIVVGKHIKSIVSENNKGLVPKFAVLGNDHACREFKRTAEVCHINVAQYIVQVSENTKQKIFQDYLAGNIDAVILLEGVQFLTLFQTLFQTLFQTLQRKGMEWNKDLFKIWAGYLYS